The genomic stretch AGCATTGGATTGCTGGACTGGAGTTTTAAAGGCTTGTCTGACTTCTCAGGAATGTTTACCTCTGAAATTTTGAGATCATTTGAACAAATTAGAGAAGAGTTTGATATTCCCTCTGAAgactttttcaaatatcttCAAATTCGGCATTTTATAGAGTctgttttaaagcaaaatagaTTCCGATTTAAATTATCGGAACTGGAAGAAACCATACTATCAGTTAAATCGTTCAAAGgacttatttcaaaattttatgcCTTACTAACTTATTCTGATTCTTCAGTTTATGATTCTTTGAAACCACTATGGGAACGGGACCTAGGAGTTTTGTTTAATTCTGAAGATTGGACCAAGATCTGCGATGGTATCTTTCCAAAATGTACCTCAATTTTCATACATGaacaaaatttttaatttttccacaGAATTTATTTTACACCTGTTCGACTGCATAAAATGTTCCCAGGTTGTTCCGACCtctgttttaaatgcaaaacttgTAAGGGCACATTATTTCATGTATTTTGGTCCTGTGTTCACATCCAACCATTTTGGAGAGGGGTCCACTCTGCAATCCAGGAGATAATAGGGAAACGTTTTATTTTATCCCCCTCACTTTTTTTGCTGAATGACATTCCTAAAGACCTTTTTGACTCGGACCTTAAACCTCTGTTCACTACCCTTTTATTTCTGGCTAagaaatgtatattactaaaatGGTCTACATCTCAGATTCCAACTATTTCCATGTGGATTTCTCAGCTGTCAGTCTTTCTTCCTTTGGAGAAATTAACTTATGACCTCAACCACAAACAGGACAAATTCAGGAGACTTTGGGAACCTCTCCAATCCTTCCTtgacaaaatttgaaatttttatttttattttaagagagTTTTGGcttcttttgttttgatttattatgttttttttttttttttttttttttgttaacagatacacttgtacattttatttaacttgCAGCACTtggggtttgtttgtttgtctgtttgtttgactGTCTTTGTCTCGGTTGTTTGTATTATTTGAAAAtccttaataaaaaaataaaaaaaaaaataacaataaatgtaaagAAGCTGGGTGAAAATAAACACTCCCACCAAACCAACAAATCCTACCCGGTTTtacaacttacatttttatctttaatgttgtgcaaacatttctgattgCTTGTTCTCCTTGTTCTCTCTGAATACGCACCAACCTTTCTACAGCTAAAAACAGTGAGTTCCACCGTGTCTGATTTGGTCGCAGAAACTGCAGTTTGCACTCACGTTCCACAGTTTCAAAAGCCAAGGTTGACCTGCTGGTTTTGTTCCAAAGTGCACTGCATTTAGCAAAAGCTGACCGTGATAGTCTCTTATACGTATCACTTCCAGCTTCTGCCGCTGAAGCATCAACAGTAGCAACAAGATTAAGTAAATGGCAGGCACATTTTTGATGTCTGGGAAGTTGGTATTCCAGGCCACAGTCCTCATCTAAAATACCAAAAAGGTCTTGGTACTCCACCTCCGATTCACTTTCGTCAAATTTATCCTCAAGTATGTAGTCTCCCTCCTCCTGTGCATCCTGAGCATCATCTTCTTTCTCCTCCCCATATATTCGAAAGGCCTTCAAGAAGTTTGAGCCACTATCTGTAGTTGTCCTAGTAATCTTTTCGTCTGATTTTGTTCTTCGTGTATTTCCTCTAAAGCAGCAGCAATTACATTGAATGTGTGTGATCCTGTCATCCGTCTGCAAGCCAAGGCTGCTGAACATCTCTCTAAAGATGTACTGTCTATCCAGTGGCAGGTGACTCCCAAGTAACTGCGCTGCCTGGCTGACCAGCAGTCTGCAGTTGTAGCAACGTAATCAGCATGGTTTAATTTTTGGATAAGTGCACTCTTcgtgttttcaaatgtatcctGCACTTTGAGACGCAGTGTTTTTCTTGTCATGACTGTACACTGAGGTTGCAAGGTTTCTATAATTTTCCTAAATGATGGTAGTTCTACAATAGAAAATGGCTGGCTTCCTTCACAGACAAAATTGATCAGCAGCTTGTCAATCACTGCCTGTGTTACCTTCGTTGCAGGGCTGGAAACGGCACTAATGATCTTTGGATTCTTTTTTGAATTAGGTTCATCAACAGAGTCTGATGCTCGTTTTCTTGACTTGATTAGTTCTTCATAAACTTTTAGCTTGTTTGGGTGAATCCTCTGATgaaataatcatatatatatatatgcagattAGGTTACATTTggttttattatacattaaaacTTGAATCATCAATAAATTGGTAATTATGTATCTACGGGCACTTTGGACAAATAGcagtaagtaaaaataatatatgactATAAGTATaagtaaattttaatatatatatatatgaattattatgtatatattttgtgattaatgtTGTGAATGAATAATATGTTGGGCTAAGCAACTCTTCCTTTTAAAAGCAgtctcctttaaaaacatttatttactttatttaaattttaagtacATGCATTCATTCGATAGGaatgaattaaaatgcaatgaCGTTTTCATTTTGTACATGTTCTGCACTAAACGTTAGGTGAAGTGTCACAAATAAAACCTTTAGAGAAGTGTACGAATTTGTGTATAACGTCACAGTATGCACTtcaatttatttagatttttggaaAATGGATATGAAAACATGCAGACGTTTAGAATGAACGTTTTTTTTACGAACGTGTGTTGTTTGTAAGGTTCACAAGATATCTGTCATTGCTTGCACAAGCGCGCATATGAGGAAAAACATTCGGACAGTGTGTGAAATATGGTACTATAAGGTCAAAGTGCCCATAGTTACCAAATTACCATTAATAGGGTTCAAATAGGCATCATATTGACACTTACCGCTACATGTTTTTTCAGGTTGGAGCTGGAATTTTTGTATGCAGCGATGTCACTTTTTTTTGGTGCACACAGCCTGCATCGCATtatgaaactgttttttttttttgacatcttGTCAcgtaaacaaattattattttatataactaatatttattacaattttgtcaGTAACGGAGGAACGCCATCAAATGTAGCGAAGTAAAGGTAAAGttttttcactaaaaatgtacttgagtaaaagtaaaagtacctATCTTTAAATATACTCTAAAAGTACTAGTTATCCCAAAAAtttactcaagtaaatgtaacaAAGTAAATGTAATTCGTTACTACCCACCTCTGGATAAATTAACCCTTATGTCCGCTTACACACCTTTACACACAAATGGAGATGCAGCACTAGCAACACTTCAGCATACTTTAATTCACAAATAACTATATATCatgaaagatttaaaaatgtacaaatctgctggtacacacatacaaatattgctgctttttttttgctatatatTCTATTCCTTTTTGTGCTACTGTTATTACATAATTGTATTGATGTGTATTCCAATGTTGAGAGCAGTCAGTTAGAAAACATTTTGCTGCACTCTTTACATCCTATATTGTGTTTAACTAGGATGTTGCTGGAATCAGTGCAGCCAGAGACTGCTCTGCCAGTACCAGTGCTGTGAGAGAGGATGCTACGTTAGGCCTAGCAGAGACAGGGAGGAGTGTGGTAGAggtaggaaaaacaaaacagttaccTTGGGTTTGTTATTAACTCTAAAGTAGAGGTGAACACATGacaataattgtaattatgtcTACATAGTTACATTTGAAATTAACTAATTAGgtcataattattaatatttattcattaggtCACCTATAATTGTTTCATAAGCacatatttattcaaaacaagAATGAGGCAAAGCCTAGCATAAGCAGTGATCCAAATAATGATGACACTCAGGTTCATCATGAAGGTTCATCATGGAAAAAGAGCTTGCAGGAGAGGCAGAGCACACAGGAGAGGCCCCAGATGTTGACTGGTTCACACGGCCTAAATCTACAGATCATGATCTGTTTTTCACGTACCATCCCAGACAAACATccaaaaatgcagttgtaaagaaaGTATTTCACTGTGAGGATGGCACAAATCGGAAGTGGCTGACATACTGTGAGAAGAGGCATACAttgttttgttcagtttgtCTTGCCTATGCCAAGCCCTGTGATAGTGGCAATCCATTTATTGTAGGAATGAGAGATTGGAGGCATATCCATCAGAGAATTGAAGAGCATCAACAAAGTTTTGTCCACAGAAATTGTGCAGAAGCGTACTTCTTGAGGGCCAGCAAAGCAAACATAAACCATTTACTTTTTGGCCGGCAAATGTCTGCACACAGAGAGCAGGTTCGCAAGAGGTGTCAGGTGCTGGAACGTGTTGTAGAGGTTGTCAAGGTGATAGGCAAGAGAGGACTTAGCTACATGGGGTCCCAGTCTGAAGCTGCTTATACATTAGGGGACATCTCTGTAGATCACGGGAACTTTTTGGAGCTTATTCTTTTAATAAGCAAGTATGACACCTGCCTGCAAAAACACGTTGCGGACTGCATAGAGAAGAGCAAGCGGATACATCAGACCGGAGGGAAAGGCAGAGGATCCCTTCTTACTCTGATTTCCAAAAATACAGtcaataaagtaataaatgcCATCCGATGCATTATTCACagattagtttttatttagtttttactgtatgtataaatttgttataaacgggttgtttttgttccagtcacATACATTACATGTTTAAATATCTATTACATATGGTACTGCTTATATTATTTCTCCATCTGTACACCAATATAAGTAGTGAATGTGCATGTCCATGGGTGGGGCTGTGTCTGTGTGCTAATGTGGGCTGGTGTGGCTACAGTGCCAGGGCTGAATTTTTGTCCCAGTCCGCCCCTGGACAGGTGTGTGTCTTTCCAAATCATGTCCAATCAACAAAATTTACCACAGGTGGACTCCAATCAAGTTGCAGAAACATGCTGTGTTCACACcatatcgtaattaccgtaaattaagatgacaacatgtgacgttcAATGCCTAAACAGAGCCTAAGTTGGTACAGCAGTCATGTGGTGCAAGTCGTCGCTCTTACaagactcccagttcacaagttgtaattacaagtTCTACAAGGAAGTGAACGGTTTTTAAAGGTTGGAATCTCGTAATTACGGGAATTCTGGTATGGCATGAATGCACCtacatctcaaggatgatcagtgGAAACAGGACGCACCTGAGCTCAATTTTGAGTGTCATGGCAAAGGCTGTGAAAAATTgtacatgtgatttttttttaataaaaaaatagaatagaatttggaggaaaataatgaatttaatctTTTCTGAAATAAggcaaaatgtggaaaaagtgaaaaatgtgAATACTTTCCAGATGCATGGTAAATCAAATGATGTTGTGGAGCAAAGTTGATGAATTTTCTCAATGAAGTCAATAAATCTCAAAAAGCAGAGTTCcagatgtcaaaataagactttacTGAACAAAGCAACAAAGCCGAGATGACAGCAGCTGCATCTAGTCTCTGTCTGTTCGGGTATCCCTTCTTAAACCTATCCATGCTCACCAAAATTGGTAATTCTGGTTACTCCTATCTGTTTTGGTGAGCCCACCTGGCCCATCTTCAATGGTGGAGTTTGGTTATCTCGGTCATAATGATCTTGACTCCTCCATCccaattaaaaatgacccttacttCACCATCTCCAAATGGTTGGAGGTGGTCACATGGGACATACATCATAAATTGGAAGTTACCCAAAGTTCATGAGTTCACTTAAGTTCACTGATATGATCCAGTGAAAATCACCAGTACTGCCCAACAGAATACACATGAGACTCTCAATCTGTGGTAAGACATCCAGTATTATAACAATCAACATTTTGATCAGTCTATTTATTGCTGTTGTGACCATACATTATAcgtttaagtaaaataatatcatattgagtaaaatagcataatatattttgagaatacACAATAATGACCACTATATAAATGATGAATTCATTCAGAAGAGACTCTGAACTACATGAGAAATCAGTAACAGTGAGATGTTAAAGTATTTTGGGTAGAATTTCACATAACTCtattctgattcatcaacacagtttaactcttccATAATAAACTTCAAACCCgaacccaggatagagcggctgagtgaatgtggtctggactgtgtggatgaggctcattgtgtcagagactctgtagaaggacagagttcctgcactgtggTCCACATACACTGCTACTCTACGACACCCGCGGGGCATTCCAAAGTAATCAATCTCTCTGTTTTTGTGTCTGAATGTGTAACTGTCCGAACAGCAGATCAAACACCAGGACTGATTATTACGTCCAAACTGACACTCTTTCCACAATCCTATCCtcctgatgctcttatatgacactgatattaACACTAAACTGCTCCACTcaacctcccagtaacagcgtccacacacactctctctgcacAACAGCTGCTCCCAGAAActaaatctgtctggatgatcaggatactgCTGAGGCTCAGGCTCAGGCTCAGGCTCAGTCTCTGTGCGATAGACAGTAATCACTCTGTTATTGTCAGAcagactgatttttttatttactgtgttCAGATCCAGAGTGAGCTGATGGGAATCTGATGGAAAGAAAACACACCAGAATCAAGAATTATGAATCTGTCTGATTTTTCAATGTACACtggaaaaatgatttttgctGCTCGTAAAATTTGCTTCATTAAACTGAGCTAAAACCACACAATTgctttgtattaattttactgTGTGAAATCTACTTTAATACTGCATGTAAAACTGAAGTCAGTATAGCGGATCATTGTTGGGaacccaatcacctctgagaaTATCAGAAAAGGCCATTTCTGATATTCTTAGAGGCGATTTAGCTCTTAAGAATGATCCGCTAAACTGACTTCAGTTTTCACTACACTCTTACACATTCATCCTCTTCTTTCTTCCTCTTCATGTTAGACATAAAGTGCAGTTTACCAGATATCCTGATCAATTCTAAAattattctgtcatgttttctttCACCTGCTACAAGAGGAACATGAACACATTCATTGCATTTTTCCGATTGTTTTCTTACATTGTAGGAAGTCGTTCCTGGTCCTGGGAACAATGTTGGTGAATGTGACTGTGGAAATCAACAGACATGAACAGTGTGATTCTCATGATCCTGCATCCATTcctaacacatttctaatatgatGTTCTTCATGATATGAGATGATGATGGACTCGTTTCTGAGAGCAGATGAATCTCCAGGACTTTACCTCTGTCTGAGATCTTCTTGAGCTCCTCTTTGCAGAAATCCTCCAGTTTGTCTCTCAGCTGACGGACAGATTCTTTCAGGCCATCAAAAGAGACGAGAGAACTGAAGGGATCGTCATTTACGTCTGTAGATTCAGGAGGTGCTGAGTGTAGCGTTTgggccaatcagacacacaatgGTTCATTTGATTCGctaaatcaatgattcattaaattaacaaataatcacagacccCCTCGCCCAATCCACAACAATGTCTGCCGGGACGTCTCCAATGGCCCACCAGGCCCCTGGTTACCATGGACACCAGAATACCTCGGCCAGATCAGATAAACTTTACAACCTGCAAGTATGTAGAG from Labeo rohita strain BAU-BD-2019 unplaced genomic scaffold, IGBB_LRoh.1.0 scaffold_1260, whole genome shotgun sequence encodes the following:
- the LOC127157933 gene encoding stonustoxin subunit alpha; amino-acid sequence: MNSGVEWKCLALSGREPQLSPPESTDVNDDPFSSLVSFDGLKESVRQLRDKLEDFCKEELKKISDRVTFTNIVPRTRNDFLQYSHQLTLDLNTVNKKISLSDNNRVITVYRTETEPEPEPEPQQYPDHPDRFSFWEQLLCRESVCGRCYWEVEWSSLVLISVSYKSIRRIGLWKECQFGRNNQSWCLICCSDSYTFRHKNREIDYFGMPRGCRRVAVYVDHSAGTLSFYRVSDTMSLIHTVQTTFTQPLYPGFGFEVYYGRVKLC